Proteins from a genomic interval of Debaryomyces hansenii CBS767 chromosome E complete sequence:
- a CDS encoding DEHA2E05390p (weakly similar to uniprot|P36165 Saccharomyces cerevisiae YKR089C STC1) produces MSELMLTVAGMEVNTNVGPFDFDIIESLYNQYSHLLEDEPSSPTYSFIPSIRSIPIINRIIPALDEKQILIKKLLSDQKSAISYKEWFEISLKLDELLNNDQWKVNPESNLYDYELVHNNLMEMRNARISKDYKLLLYLIRTKWTRNLGNMGDINLYRHSHVGTKTLIEDYIKECEMSLDYLINNKEVSLDDRYLLGMLIQTRKNIGRTALVLSGGSTFGIFHIGVVITLLESSLLPRIISGSSAGSIIASIICSHSNEETVSILNDIMVRRFDIFESGDIEKEKDGESYKKVLKNLSHLLKYGTLFDIDSLQNTMIGLVGDLTFREAYNRTGRILNITVSPTSIHEQTRLLNYLTAPNCLIWSAVCASCSLPGVFPSTLIYEKVPNTNGVQEWNNDASMKFVDGSVDNDLPITRLSEMFNADHIIACQVNPHVVPILKVSISSIGGEVENEINYKFKNFLNNCYDFMTSEIIHYLQILNEMDVYKTLSNKLITLISQHYSGDITILPDFKSKDFFKVFKNPTPAFLLDFIIRGARASWPKVTVIYNHCGVEFALDKAISLLRGRLITTNNKLTYRTSNSTNNNVNQNITLVNLPVMNYDDSISSPVTPEKSRINSFSHVPPNIKRHNSASSSIGLPTNTNRTPAFKRNSISVAVPSTHKATDKLLKGRSTTSLASLSSQYSHQNSSISAETTLINDDDRYGRFAPSNKRLEKHHSFPDNIKNPSGYSEDNESNGWKQEKDRHERQKVRKAKSSGNFHIAGRKPDPNSQKLKYQTERIPFYKGNPYLDASSKHAHFDFVGPKECAENVLISETDNNMEKEKPNLPKLSNNNSLKNSYIGLNRLKDNYLSRSNNNSNYNLKDAYNSDLIKTRLMNLHSPDLRRSFSKSYLNDNKYSQVFNTTDNEEESEELRNNELIPVKGDVKASKFKAKDNDKDAKNKINENKAIDDRAENKEENDLECDEDNEQDNDTDSNSGNDEGNTGNSEEEGKDEKGAKIIELLEDNCIGDKQSEGTENDENDDFYECN; encoded by the coding sequence ATGAGTGAGTTAATGTTGACAGTAGCAGGGATGGAAGTGAATACCAACGTAGGTccttttgattttgatataattgaatcGTTGTATAACCAGTACTCACATTTGTTAGAAGATGAGCCGAGCAGCCCCACATATTCGTTTATTCCTTCAATAAGGTCAATACCGATAATAAATAGGATAATTCCAGCGTTGGATGAAAAACAGATACTTATCAAAAAGTTATTGTCGGACCAGAAGTCTGCGATTAGTTATAAAGAGTGGTTCGAAATATCGTTAAAATTAGacgaattattaaataatgatcaGTGGAAAGTGAATCCAGAATCGAACCTATATGACTATGAGCTAGTACACAATAATCTTATGGAGATGCGAAATGCCCGTATTTCCAAGGATTAcaagttattattatatctaaTCAGAACAAAATGGACTAGGAATTTAGGTAACATGGGAGACATCAATCTATATAGGCATTCGCATGTCGGCACGAAAACATTAATAGAAGACTATATAAAAGAATGTGAAATGTCACTAGACTacttaataaataataaggaaGTGAGTTTGGATGATCGTTATTTGTTAGGTATGCTTATTCAAACGAGAAaaaatattggaagaaCAGCACTAGTTCTTTCTGGAGGTAGCACGTTTGGTATATTTCATATTGGGGTGGTCATAACACTACTAGAGTCTAGTTTATTACCAAGAATTATAAGTGGATCTTCTGCCGGCTCAATTATTGCAAGCATTATATGTTCTCATTCAAATGAAGAGACTGTGtctattttgaatgatattatGGTTAGAAggtttgatatttttgaaagcggagatattgaaaaagaaaaagacgGAGAAAGTTATAAGAAAGTACTAAAGAATCTTAGtcatttgttgaaatatggAACACTCTTTGATATTGACTCATTACAAAATACAATGATTGGTCTTGTGGGAGATTTAACGTTCAGAGAAGCGTATAATAGAACAGGtagaattttgaatattaccGTGTCCCCAACTTCAATTCATGAACAAACaagattattgaattacTTAACAGCACCAAATTGTCTTATTTGGTCTGCTGTATGTGCATCATGCTCATTACCGGGTGTTTTTCCATCTACGTTAATCTATGAAAAAGTTCCTAACACTAATGGTGTACAAGAATGGAATAATGACGCATCCATGAAATTTGTTGATGGCTctgttgataatgatttaccTATCACAAGGTTACTGGAGATGTTTAACGCAGACCATATCATTGCGTGTCAAGTTAATCCTCACGTTGTTCCAATTCTTAAAGTATCGATTAGTTCTATTGGTGGTGAAgtagaaaatgaaattaattacaaattcaaaaactttTTAAACAACTGTTATGATTTCATGACAAGTGAAATCATTCATTACCTTCAGATTTTGAATGAAATGGATGTCTATAAGACTTTATCTAATAAGTTAATAACGCTTATTTCGCAACATTATTCCGGGGATATAACAATTCTACCTGATTTTAAAAGCAAAGATTTCTTtaaagttttcaaaaacCCCACCCCAGCATTCTTGCTCGATTTTATAATCAGAGGTGCCAGAGCTTCATGGCCCAAGGTGACTGttatatataatcattGTGGGGTTGAATTCGCGTTGGATAAGGCTATAAGTTTATTACGAGGAAGATTGATTACGACCAATAATAAGTTAACTTATAGAACTTCAAACTCAACTAATAACAATGTAAATCAAAACATAACCTTGGTGAATCTTCCAGTCATGAATTATGatgattcaatttcatctcCAGTTACACCAGaaaaatcaagaataaACAGCTTCAGTCATGTTCCCCCTAATATAAAGAGACATAATTCGGCATCATCGTCAATAGGTTTACCGACCAATACAAATAGGACTCCGGCTTTTAaaagaaattcaataagCGTTGCCGTACCATCGACTCATAAAGCTACAGATAAACTTTTGAAAGGTAGATCAACTACGTCTTTGGCTTCGTTATCTTCTCAATATTCCCACCAGAATAGTAGTATATCAGCGGAAACCACTTTAATCAATGACGATGATAGGTATGGAAGGTTTGCACCCCTGAATAAAAGATTAGAAAAGCACCACAGCTTCCCAGATAACATTAAAAACCCAAGTGGCTATAGcgaagataatgaatcaaatggTTGGAAGCAGGAAAAAGACCGCCATGAAAGACAAAAGGTACGGAAGGCTAAAAGTTCTGGGAACTTCCATATTGCTGGAAGAAAGCCGGACCCTAATAGCcaaaaattgaagtatCAAACTGAAAGAATACCGTTTTATAAAGGAAACCCATATTTAGATGCATCTTCTAAGCATGCACACTTTGATTTTGTGGGTCCTAAAGAGTGTGCAGAAAATGTTTTAATTAGTGAAACTGATAACAACATGGAAAAAGAAAAACCTAACCTACCGAAattgtcaaataataattccttGAAGAACTCGTATATTGGTTTGAATAGACTTAAGgataattatttatcaagatctaataataattctaattaCAATCTAAAGGATGCATATAACAGTGATCTAATCAAGACTAGATTGATGAACTTACACTCCCCAGATTTAAGAAGGTCGTTTTCTAAGAGTTATCTAAATGATAATAAGTACTCTCAAGTATTCAACACTACAGATAACGAGGAGGAAAGCGAGGAACTCagaaataatgaattgattcCAGTAAAGGGGGACGTTAAAGCATCAAAGTTTAAAGCAAAggataatgataaagatgctaaaaataaaattaatgaaaataaagcAATTGATGATAGGGcagaaaataaagaagaaaatgaccTAGAATGTGACGAAGATAATGAACAGGATAATGACACGGATAGCAATAGTGGTAATGACGAAGGTAACACTGGAAATTCTGAAGAGGAAGGCAAAGACGAAAAAGGAGCGAAGATAATTGAGCTTTTGGAGGATAATTGCATTGGAGATAAACAATCCGAAGGAACGGAGAacgatgaaaatgatgatttttaCGAATGTAACTAA
- a CDS encoding DEHA2E05412p (similar to uniprot|P36159 Saccharomyces cerevisiae YKR079C TRZ1 Protein required for cell viability), with amino-acid sequence MFTVTTISHKTSDSRHPLVMLTNREGYRYLFGKIPEGSQRILNENRFRLGKLKSIFLSGTISSWSEIGGLPGLFLTISDSTKKSIDIFTNSGKITSFIVATWRYFVFRKGVELKINDSNEHDIIADSNLIVKPIKIESNKTTSINEDVSNRLHQQLKKLISLMFPMDTTKVNDPDPTSYKSDPSETEIQTHVKLPNPFNLLPTYQQPSLNYLVRFLPIRGKFDPIKAKSLGIKPGIDFRKLTQGHSIVNEQGETVHPHQVIEESKSFSKLLIVDIPNASYLSNTLNCEEWFRSNENIGEEDIGIVYHFLGDDIDFNQPEYLDFIKKFPDNCKHVISHSKLSDDTLIFKTSAINVLKLKCLQKDHFNLPYIESYNPLQSDSADSIHKLQQLQQFHIETSSIKSDDSLISEDTWSSLYDSNILPLDIKNINKTDILESEPISLAQIPGSMKDQVQVVTLGTGSALPSIHRNVISTLVRIPYIDNNTVKFRTIMLDGGENTLGTMMRNFGHNNKEQLIKIFEELSLIHLSHLHADHHLGIISIINKWFEINIDSEKKLYLVIPWQYNNFMKEWYSLEEQIYDKIDLNRIVYLSCEDFIKDRQPQFQQVDIDEFERKYDNDEFNQVIPREKLAPKNHVLINDLYKNLGINSIQTVRAIHCYWSYSISIDFALPSEESFKVSYSGDTRPNPKFVDIGYGSDLLIHESSLDHELIEEAISKKHSTMIEAITVSKLMNCAKVILTHFSTRYSNKANMLIENNELIKLSTNLRDYLVRYGSTSNIFVPERSNKRPIKEFEDLQICFAFDMMNVRFNNLHLQKDKYKEILEIFQTDDDLNEDLNDKREKEMKKQREKREAKRIQRLSIKNGKKKRRVSSDEEID; translated from the coding sequence ATGTTCACAGTTACAACTATATCGCACAAGACCAGCGATTCCCGCCATCCCTTGGTTATGTTGACCAATCGTGAAGGATATAGATATCTTTTTGGGAAGATACCAGAGGGATCGCAAAGAATATTGAATGAGAATAGATTTAGATTAGGTAAATTGAAAAGCATATTCCTAAGCGGAACTATATCTTCATGGTCAGAAATAGGAGGCCTACCAGGTTTGTTCTTGACTATTAGTGATTCTACAAAGAAAagtattgatattttcacGAATTCAGGTAAGATCACGTCTTTCATCGTTGCAACCTGGAGGTATTTTGTTTTCAGGAAAGGTgttgaattgaaaatcaatgataGCAATGAACATGATATTATTGCTGATAGTAATTTAATTGTCAAGccaattaaaattgaaagcaATAAAACCACTAGCATAAATGAAGATGTATCAAATAGGTTACATCAGCAACTTAAAAAGCTCATTTCATTGATGTTCCCAATGGATACAACTAAAGTGAACGATCCTGATCCAACTTCATATAAATCTGACCCTAGTGAGACTGAAATTCAAACTCATGTTAAACTTCCAAATCCGTTTAATCTTCTTCCAACTTATCAACAGCCTTCCTTAAACTATCTTGTTAGATTCCTCCCAATAAGAGGGAAATTTGATCCAATAAAAGCAAAAAGTTTAGGAATTAAACCAGGAATCGATTTCCGTAAGCTTACTCAAGGTCATTCGATAGTTAATGAACAAGGGGAGACTGTCCATCCACATCAGGTCATCGAAGAATCAAAGCTGTTTCTGAAACTATTAATAGTTGATATCCCGAATGCATcttatttatcaaatacaCTTAACTGTGAAGAATGGTTTAGaagtaatgaaaatattggtgaagaagatattggTATTGTCTATCATTTTTTAGGTGATGATATTGACTTTAATCAGCCAGAATATTTGGACTTTATTAAAAAGTTCCCAGATAATTGTAAGCATGTTATAAGTCACTCAAAATTATCCGACGATACATTGATCTTCAAAACTTCAGCTATCAAtgtattaaaattaaagtGTTTACAGAAAGACCATTTCAATTTGCCGTATATTGAATCCTATAATCCTTTGCAGAGTGATTCTGCAGATTCGATTCATAAACTTCAACAATTACAACAATTCCATATCGAAACTTCATCTATTAAATCGGAtgattctttaatttctgaGGATACCTGGTCATCATTGtatgattcaaatattttaccATTGGatataaagaatatcaataaaaCGGACATTTTGGAAAGTGAGCCAATATCATTAGCCCAAATACCAGGCTCAATGAAAGACCAAGTACAAGTTGTCACCTTAGGTACTGGTTCAGCATTACCATCTATTCATCGTAACGTTATCTCAACGTTGGTGAGAATACCATATATTGACAATAACACAGTTAAATTTAGAACTATAATGTTAGATGGGGGGGAGAATACTTTAGGAACTATGATGAGAAATTTTGGCCATAACAACAAAGAGcaattaatcaaaattttcgaAGAGTTAAGTCTAATACATCTAAGTCATCTACACGCTGATCATCATTTAGGAATTATCTCgataattaataaatggtttgaaattaatattgatagCGAAAAAAAGCTCTACTTGGTTATACCATGGCAATATAATAACTTCATGAAAGAATGGTATTCCTTGGAAGAACAAATTTATGACAAAATCGACTTGAATAGAATTGTTTACTTGAGTTGTGAAGATTTCATAAAAGATAGACAACCACAGTTTCAACaagttgatattgatgaatttgagaGAAAGTacgataatgatgaattcaacCAAGTTATACCCAGAGAAAAGTTGGCACCTAAGAATCACGTATTAATCAATGATTTGTATAAAAACTTAGGAATAAACTCTATTCAAACTGTGAGAGCGATTCATTGTTATTGGTCGTATTCTATTAGtattgattttgcattGCCATCTGAGGAATCTTTTAAAGTATCCTACTCCGGCGATACAAGACCAAATCCAAAGTTTGTTGACATAGGTTATGGGAGTGATTTGTTGATACATGAATCTTCCTTAGATcatgaattaattgaagaagctATCTCCAAAAAACATTCAACGATGATAGAAGCAATTACGGTAtcgaaattaatgaattgtGCTAAAGTAATATTAACCCATTTTAGCACGAGATATTCGAATAAAGCAAACATGCTTATCGAGAATAATGAGCTAATTAAGCTTTCTACTAATTTGAGAGATTATTTAGTTAGATACGGATCTacatcaaatatttttgttcCCGAAAGGTCAAACAAAAGACCCATAAAAGAGTTTGAAGATTTACAAATTTGTTTTGCATTCGATATGATGAATGTAAGGTTCAATAACTTGCATTTGcaaaaagataaatataaagagATCTTGGAGATTTTCCAGACcgatgatgatttaaatgaagatttgaatgaCAAAAGAGAAAAGGAAATGAAAAAGCAGCGTGAAAAGCGCGAAGCTAAACGAATTCAAAGACTATCGATCAAAAATGgcaagaaaaagagaagagTAAGTAGCGATGAAGAAATCgattga
- a CDS encoding DEHA2E05434p (similar to CA5778|IPF1119 Candida albicans IPF1119), whose product MNVNIKYPLVLHDNWLLESITGQINKNVKYTNSLIKKDFISPSSISKTPILRILRFLKTTKSSDLTAILSDSTHTVIAIFPFDPAIINFEIRYKHRITYHTPNSLILIKQANLRFVNNVELTTEWGITIEDEIDVAVLEVLDLEIFQRDQIMLGVNIENNLQLIYYDKSYLNLCGKSRQRDSLGEKEIKEVISQSYDDVVSI is encoded by the coding sequence ATGAATGTAAATATAAAGTATCCATTGGTATTACATGATAATTGGCTATTAGAATCAATCACAGGACAGATCAATAAAAATGTAAAGTATAcaaattctttgataaagaaagaCTTTATAAGTCCATCATCTATAAGCAAGACACCTATATTAAGAATTCTAAGGTTTTTGAAAACTACGAAATCGTCTGATCTAACAGCCATACTAAGCGATTCGACACATACCGTGATTGCTATATTTCCATTCGATCCAGcaataatcaattttgaaattcgTTATAAACATCGAATCACGTACCACACACCGAACAGTCTTATATTGATTAAGCAAGCGAATTTGCGTTTTGTGAATAACGTCGAATTGACGACCGAATGGGGTATCACTATTGAAGATGAGATCGATGTAGCAGTTTTAGAAGTTCTTGATCTAGAGATCTTTCAAAGGGACCAGATTATGTTAGGAgtcaatattgaaaataatttgcaaCTTATATACTACGATAAATCATACCTAAATTTATGTGGAAAAAGTAGGCAGAGGGACTCTCTTGGAGAGAAAGAGATTAAAGAAGTTATACTGCAAAGTTATGATGATGTCGTATccatataa
- a CDS encoding DEHA2E05456p (no similarity), which produces MSICGCNISIYIPCLQLTTIYATMNEPTHEPNYGASQETNWNASNDSIESDNSNESIGENDDHRSEEHFATTGYEVSSFRRVKRYAKYLLGLRKSQRQPLLPHHSPPSSPLPPRRPINYIIFDIIWNRILSEANRELLISYKWVFFLLSILIVVAVLVITNNFEYLKVFLKSLFCYILNCLRKGTKDCYE; this is translated from the coding sequence ATGTCAATTTGTGGTTGcaatatatcaatttatattcCTTGTTTACAATTAACAACAATATACGCTACAATGAATGAACCTACCCATGAACCCAATTACGGTGCAAGCCAAGAAACCAATTGGAACGCCAGTAACGATTCTATAGAGTCGGATAATTCGAACGAGTCGATTGGTGAAAATGACGACCACAGATCTGAGGAGCATTTTGCAACTACAGGGTACGAAGTCTCTTCATTTAGAAGAGTCAAACGATACGCTAAGTATCTTTTGGGTTTGAGGAAATCCCAAAGACAGCCATTATTACCTCATCATTCTCCGCCATCATCACCATTACCACCTAGGCGTCCAATTAACTacataatttttgatattatttgGAACCGAATTTTGAGCGAAGCAAACCGAGAATTGTTGATAAGCTATAAGTGGGTATTCTTTCTCTTGTCTATTTTGATTGTGGTTGCTGTCCTAGTAATCACAAACAACTTCGAATATTTAAAAGTATTTCTCAAGAGCCTATTTtgttatattttaaattgCCTACGCAAGGGTACTAAAGATTGTTATgaatga
- a CDS encoding mitochondrial 54S ribosomal protein RML2 (similar to uniprot|P32611 Saccharomyces cerevisiae YEL050C RML2 Mitochondrial ribosomal protein of the large subunit), protein MLPWTRRCLANPIRGVKTSILILSRFQSTIAEAGEANLTDLEKRDEIYKRQRKLASAHVKLKSYANGHLQPGSTNFKKPVHDHLYKGGPVRELTVSKRKTAGRNNTGHITIRGRGGGHKQRYRFVDSHRLDSGKQTVLRIEYDPNRSGHIALVKHDETGDLSYILAASGLREGDVVESFRKGLPKDFLEEMNETNNGEIDEALLNSRIMQRGNCLPLNMLPVGSIIHNIGLHPNGRGQLVRSAGTFGRILSKHPEMNKAIVRLSSGEHRYININCHATLGTVSNKEHQAISWGKAGRSRHRGRRPMVRGVAMNAFDHPHGGGRGKSKSNKVSQSMWGLKKFAKTRKFKNVNKMKVKDRPRR, encoded by the coding sequence ATGTTGCCTTGGACGAGAAGGTGCTTAGCCAACCCTATAAGAGGGGTCAAGACGTCCATTTTGATATTAAGCAGATTTCAAAGTACTATAGCTGAAGCAGGGGAGGCGAATTTAACCGATTTGGAAAAAAGagatgaaatatataaaagaCAGAGGAAATTGGCATCAGCGCATGTTAAATTGAAGTCATATGCGAACGGACACTTGCAGCCTGGTTCCACCAACTTTAAGAAGCCAGTGCATGATCATTTGTACAAAGGGGGACCGGTGAGGGAATTAACGGTCTCGAAGAGAAAAACCGCCGGTAGAAACAATACGGGACATATAACCATTCGTGGTAGAGGAGGGGGCCATAAGCAGCGTTATAGATTTGTGGACTCGCATAGATTAGACAGCGGTAAGCAAACTGTATTGAGAATTGAATACGATCCTAACAGATCGGGCCACATTGCGTTGGTGAAACACGACGAGACGGGAGATTTATCGTATATTTTGGCGGCCAGTGGTTTGAGAGAGGGTGATGTGGTAGAGTCGTTTAGAAAGGGGTTACCAAAGGATTTCCTTGAGGAAATGAACGAAACAAATAATGGTGAAATCGATGAagcattattgaattcgaGAATTATGCAAAGAGGTAATTGCTTACCATTGAATATGTTGCCAGTGGGTTCGATCATTCACAACATTGGTTTGCATCCAAATGGCCGTGGTCAGTTAGTCAGATCGGCCGGTACATTCGGTAGAATTTTGTCCAAGCATCCGGAGATGAACAAGGCTATCGTTAGATTAAGTTCAGGAGAACATCGTTATATCAACATCAACTGTCATGCTACCTTAGGGACAGTTTCTAATAAGGAACACCAAGCCATTTCGTGGGGTAAAGCCGGTAGAAGTCGTCATAGAGGAAGACGTCCAATGGTTAGAGGTGTCGCTATGAATGCATTCGATCACCCACACGGTGGTGGTAGAGGTAAATCGAAGTCTAACAAGGTTTCTCAATCTATGTGGGGTCTCAAGAAGTTCGCCAAGACTAGAAAGTTCAAGAACGTAAATAAAATGAAGGTGAAGGACAGACCAAGAcgttaa
- a CDS encoding DEHA2E05500p (similar to uniprot|P09457 Saccharomyces cerevisiae YDR298C ATP5 Subunit 5 of the stator stalk of mitochondrial F1F0 ATP synthase which is a large evolutionarily conserved enzyme complex required for ATP synthesis), giving the protein MASRFFVRSMASAAKSVKPPVQLFGVDGTYANALYSASVQDSSVEKTFQFLGTINELVENDSQVRDFLHNPALTKDDRSAVIKALSSGLKLDKTTTNFLNVLAEYNRLSHFQNVYKEFATLNDAHQGLVEAKVTSVKPLDSKILKRLQASIGKSSFVGEGKTLKLTNDVNPDIVGGLIVEVGDRTVDLSVSAKIAKLNNTLGEAL; this is encoded by the coding sequence ATGGCATCTCGTTTCTTCGTCCGTTCTATGGCCTCAGCCGCCAAGTCAGTCAAGCCACCTGTTCAATTGTTCGGTGTTGACGGTACTTACGCTAATGCATTATACTCGGCATCCGTCCAAGATTCATCAGTTGAAAAAACGTTCCAATTTTTAGGTACTATCAACGAATtagttgaaaatgattcgCAAGTCAGAGACTTTTTACATAACCCAGCTTTAACCAAGGATGATAGATCCGCAGTGATTAAAGCACTTTCATCCGGATTGAAATTAGACAAGACCACTACCAACTTCTTGAATGTTTTAGCGGAATACAACAGATTGTCTCACTTCCAAAACGTCTACAAGGAATTTGCCACGTTGAACGATGCCCACCAAGGACTCGTTGAAGCCAAGGTTACATCGGTCAAGCCATTAGACTCCAAGATCTTGAAGAGATTACAGGCTTCCATTGGTAAGTCGTCATTTGTTGGGGAAGGTAAGACCTTAAAATTGACTAACGACGTTAACCCAGATATTGTTGGTGGTTTAATTGTTGAAGTTGGTGACAGAACTGTTGACTTGTCCGTCTCCGCTAAGATTGCCAAGTTGAACAACACCTTAGGTGAAGCTTTATAA
- a CDS encoding DEHA2E05522p (similar to uniprot|P40533 Saccharomyces cerevisiae YIL039W) has product MSGGGFKIFKWAVVTVAIAFNILVYFYPDILNDLQQCKWHEFSDSGRLKSKLDFINGLDQSISDKILLNLPFLQDIKMSNTKSPYDLHNDVKDIHLLAFGDPQINGNWASTKYIKRLDNYGNDYYLGHIYTTMKERLSPSHVAVMGDHFSSQWIYDSEFYNRTYRYVERIFTRPIEYKQNVLDVHERHEDYDWQKWLSEEVKLDPLVRFNSRVYNDVYDWYNLDKKYPNFENPLFINLTGNHDIGYSGDATWQHLARFHLLFGQNNYVINYNKGTPEEWRIIVLDSLTLEGPALQEEFLNYTWSFVNNIEKYENKDFKGSTILFTHIPFYKREGLCKDGPEHKYYVNNTQEPYKNGKLRSQNHLSYDSTQKIMNIMFPKDSKNGIILTGHDHYGCNSWYNLLSDTWEASESVKPTGERFAVREIVVESMMGDFDGQTGILTGHFDKFKQTWLFEFTYCSFLVQHYWWSSKILTVVAVFLLSTGFLFKW; this is encoded by the coding sequence ATGTCAGGAGGTGGTTTTAAGATCTTCAAATGGGCCGTTGTCACAGTAGCAATtgctttcaatattctaGTCTATTTTTATCCTGATATTCTAAATGATTTACAGCAGTGCAAATGGCATGAGTTTTCAGATTCTGGGAGATTGAAGAGTAAACTAGACTTTATCAATGGTTTGGATCAATCGATAAGTGATAAgatattgttgaatttaCCATTCTTGCAAGATATTAAAATGCTGAATACTAAATCGCCTTATGATTTACATAATGACGTTAAAGACATTCATCTTTTGGCATTTGGCGATCCACAAATCAATGGAAACTGGGCTCTGACGAAGTATATTAAGAGATTAGATAACTATGGAAATGATTACTATTTGGGCCATATCTATACTACTATGAAAGAAAGATTAAGTCCTAGCCATGTTGCGGTAATGGGTGACCATTTTTCGTCCCAGTGGATATACGATTCTGAATTTTACAATAGAACATACCGATACGTTGAGCGAATATTTACAAGGCCAATTGAATACAAACAGAATGTTCTTGACGTACACGAAAGGCATGAGGATTATGACTGGCAAAAATGGTTAAGCGAAGAAGTAAAGTTGGACCCGTTGGTAAGATTCAACTCTAGGGTTTACAACGATGTCTATGACTGGTATAATTTAGACAAAAAGTATCCAAATTTTGAGAATCCtcttttcattaatttaacTGGTAATCATGATATAGGATATAGTGGAGATGCAACGTGGCAGCATTTGGCTAGATTCCACCTTTTATTTGgtcaaaataattatgtCATTAATTATAACAAGGGAACCCCTGAAGAATGGAGAATAATTGTATTGGATTCATTAACTTTAGAAGGACCTGCGTTACAGGAAGAGTTTTTAAATTACACTTGGTCATTTGTGAATAATATTgagaaatatgaaaataaggACTTCAAGGGATCAACGATTTTGTTTACTCATATTCCGTTCTACAAAAGGGAAGGTTTATGCAAAGATGGCCCTGAACACAAGTACTACGTAAATAACACACAAGAACCTTACAAGAACGGCAAGCTAAGAtctcaaaatcatttatcCTATGATTCGACTCAAAAAATCATGAATATTATGTTCCCTAAAGATTCTAAGAATGGAATAATATTAACGGGGCATGACCACTACGGATGCAACAGCTggtataatttattaagtGATACTTGGGAAGCTTCTGAATCTGTGAAACCCACAGGAGAAAGATTCGCTGTTAGAGAAATCGTAGTGGAATCAATGATGGGAGATTTTGATGGTCAAACAGGTATACTTACAGGacattttgataaatttaaacAAACATGGTTGTTCGAATTCACCTACTGTTCATTCTTAGTTCAACACTACTGGTGGTCATCTAAGATTTTAACAGTTGTAGCCGTATTCCTTCTATCTACCGGgtttttatttaaatgGTAA